The Dyadobacter sp. 676 DNA window CGCGAGCCCTTGCCATCGCCCCAATCGTCCTGCGTCCCATAGGCGTAAAACAGGCCATCGTCGCCTTTCACGACCGTCGGGTCAGCCAGAATCGGTTCGAAAACAGGGTTTTTATATTCTTTATCACCCGGGCCGGTCCCCGTGAGCATAAGTGGTAACAGTATCGATAAAAGCGGTCTGATCATTTCAGATTTGGTTTAATGTGGTCATTCGAGCCAGATGACCTGGGTAAACGCCCCATTTGCGGCAACGTCCCAGAGCTCCACCCGCAGCCATTTCCGGCCTTTCATATTTTGGGCAAATTTAAAATTCTTCCGGCCGAATGCCTGTGTGTCGTTAAGATTAATAATATCGCGGTAAACTTCTTTGCCGTCGCCGGAGACAATCTCCGCGTGATTAAGCGGGAAAGTCCATCCGGCATCCAGACTGATTTCCACGTTGCCTTTCGCGTCGGGCCTGGCCGTTTCCCCTGCGGTCGCATTGTTGACTTTAAATGCGGGAATCAGCACCTCGCCCGTTGTGACAAAGAACTTACCTTTCCGCATCGCGTCCAGTACTGGCTGCCATCCGTCTTCGAAACGGGGCAATTGGTCGAGCTGCAAATAGTTGACATTCAAGTGCCCGTACAGTTCATAATCCGGCTCGACGCGGAAGAGATCGGCTTCTGCCAGGACATTCTTTTTGTAGCCCCAGTTGGCCATGTCATCCATCAGATCGAGCACTCGCTTACCCAGTTTTGGTTGCGACAAATCGGCCGGCATGGCCTTCCAGGCAGCGCCAAGGAAACGGTCGGATTTGTAAAATGCGTCATCCTTGTGCTTGTCAGGGAAACCGGTGGAGCCTTTCGTGCGCGCGTGGGCGGTCCACGCGAGGCCGTTTTCCATTTCGAGCAATTTCAGCATTTCCTCCTTGTTACCAACACGGTAAAGCCGGCCATATTCGGGGTGATCTTCTACAAATGGCTGGTCTTTTTCGCGGGACATAAGCCAATAAACCGGTTTTGGAAAAATATTCATCCAATGCCCGCCAAAGAAATTGTTGGGTTCCTCTCCGGGTAACAACAGAAAATTCCCCCCGGACAGCCGTGCACATTCCGCGAACATCGTTTTCAGCTCTGGCCAGCGCTTCGCTTCCGGGCCTCGCGGGCTGCCCGGACCATGAAATTCGGCCAAATGCACGATGTTCACGCCCGTATTCCGGAATGCCTTCACGAAGCCGGGCATATCCGGCAACGGTTTGCGCGTCAGCACGTCGTCCACGTGTTCCTGATGAAAATGGCTCGACATCGTATAATAGCCCGGCAGCGGCTGGTATTTATCGGAATGTGTGAACGCCTTCACGTTTTCGAGCACTTTGCCGTCTTTCTCGCGGCTCAGCAAACAGAAGAAATGATACCGCTGCAGTGTCCCCGGCGGTGCATTGAACCACGGTACCCAGCGGCGATCACCGAGCAGGTCGTGCCGGATGCCGATACCGAAGCCCGGCAGCAAATTGCGGTAATTCGTGCCATACCAGATATGCTCGAGATTATAGCAATTATCCAGCGGGTAGAAATACTGGTGTGGCGCCGGAAAAACGGCGAGATTTCCTTCTTTCCCCTGCCCAATGATCGTCCGGTACTTGACGGCCGTCATTTCTACCGTGTCCGTTTTGTTTACCGCTACATCCCGCACGAAATCCCCGGTATCGGCCCAGAAAAGTCTTTCCCAGGGTACATCGCGGGAGGTCAGTCCGGCGTCGTAAACAACCGCCAGCGAGTCGACGTTGGTGTTCAGCACGGCGGCCACGTTCATGAGCGGGCTTCCGTGATATAGTGTAAGTTGAACAGCTCCTGAAAATGGCCCGGCTTTGGCGCCATTGACAGTAATTTCGGTGCGGGAGCCATTGCTGATCACCTTTACGTCGGTTTTGTCGAGCCCGACCGCATAGCTCCGGTATTTCAGGTAAGCGGTCTTGTCAAAGAAAATATTCCAGCCGTTCTGTGAAACGAGGTCGCGTTTGCCTACGGTCAGAATTATGGCCGGATCGAGGTTACGGGCGATCGTGTATTCCTTTTCGGCGGTACCAATTCCCAGGTTACCTATCAGCGCATTTGTTTTGTTTAAATCAATAGAAATTCTGCCTGTCTCCGCGTTCCCTGCGGGCCATTCGATATTCAGCAACGCGCCTTTTACGGCTGCCTTGACGCCGTGTTTCTGATCGAAGCCTTTCAAATCGACCGGTATCTGTGCTTCCAGCGTTACCGCTGACAACAACAGGAAAACAAGCAGGATATTACGCATTGATGACAGATGGCGTTGGTACTAACATTTTTTTATAGAAAGCGAGGCCCTCTTCCGCCAGCTCATCGGCACTGCCGGCAAGCGGTCGCCAGATGCAGGCGGCCCGTGCCAGTTCTTTCGAAGGCTGGCCGAAGGTTTCGATCACCACCGCACCTTCGTAACCTATATCACAAAGTGCTTCCCGAATACCCGGCCACTCCAGATGGCCGGTACCCGGCGTGCCGCGGTCGCTTTCGTTACCTTGTACATGACAAAGCAAATCTTTTCCGATTTTCCTGATCGAAGCGGGAATATCTTTTTCCTCGATATTGGAATGGAAAGTATCGAGCACGATTTTCAGGTGCGGGCTGCCTACTTCGGCAAGAATGGACAATGCCTGGTCTACGGTATTGACCATATCCGTTTCAAAGCGGTTCAAAGGCTCGAGACCGAGCGCTATCCCGCAATCGCCCGCGATTTGGCTTACTTCTTTTAAAATGTCCACACACCAGCCGCGCTCCTGTTTCTTTTGCTCTTCGGAAACAATGCGGGTCTTGCCCACCGCCGAGTACAAAGGCCCGCCGAAAACAGGGCTGCCCATTTGTTCGGCAATGCGGATGCAGTCGATAATGTATTGTTTGCCGATTTCGCGGAATGCAGGCTCGGTGCTGGAAATATCCCGCTCGGGACCGAATGCGCCACTGATTGTGATTTTCAGGTCGAGATCGCGGGCAATGGCCCTGATAAGTTCCCAATCGATGATGCGGGTATCTTCCACGGCTATTTCGATGATATCGTAGCCGATATTTTTGACCTTGGAAAGCAGATCGGCATTTTTTGTGGAGAATGGGGATACCCAGAGAAATGTACTGGCTCCGAATAGCATAAGGGCTGGTTTTAGCAACGGGCCAGGTTTTTGAAGCCTGGCCCGTATTCAGGATTATTTATTCTTCAAAACTCGGGATACTGATCCGGACGCCGCCCTTCATCGCCGACTCGTGCGCGCAAATGCCCGCGCAGGTGTAGTTGGCCGCAAGCGCCGCATCCACCGCCGAATCGCGGCCTTCCACGATCGCCGCTACGAACTCCTGTACCAGGTGCGGGTGCGAACCGCCGTGGCCGGCTCCCTGCAAAAAGGAAACATGGTTTGGGTCGTCGATCTTTTCGCGTTTGGTAAAATGCTTGATAGGCCCGATCAACAGCTCGTCGGTATCCGGCACATCGACACGGGCCGCATTTTCGCCGCCATCGAAGATCACATGCCGCTCATCCTGCAATTGCTCCCATTCGAACGACATTTTGGTGCCGTACACATCGTAACTCTCGCGGTACTGGCGCACCACATCGAACAACGAGCGGGTGGCTTCGGCCACTACGTCGGTGCCTTTTAAGGTAAATGTGGCTGTTTCAACTGCGAATGGTGAGCCGTAGCGGCTTGCGAGATCATCGCTCAAACGCCCCGAACCGTGGCATACGACGGTTTCGGCAATGGTGTCGTTGATTTTTAAAAGCGGGGAAATGGCATGCGTACCGTTCAGCATCGGCGGATAGCCTTTCCAGTACTCGCCCCAGCCTTCCATGCTCATATCCTGAATGTGCGAACCGCGCACGAACTGAATACGCCCCAACTGGCCGGTTCGTGCCAGATTGAGACCATAGAGAAATTCGCGGGTGTAGAGCGCGGTTTCCATCATCATATACACCTTGCCCGAGCGGCGTTTGGCCGCTACAATGGCTTTGCAGTCCTCGACGGTCATCGCCATTGGAATGGTACAGGCGGTGTGCTTATTGGCGTTGAGGGATGCCAGGGTCATGCGTGCATGGTCGGGCACGGGCGTTACCACATGGATAGCATCCACATCGTCGCGCTTGGGAACGTCTTCAAAGTGCTCGAAAACGAGGTTAGGGTCCAGATTGAATTTAGCAGTCAGCTCGTCGCGGGTTTGCTTACTGCGCGTACAGATCCCTACGGCTTTGATGTTCGGATGGCTTTGATAAATAGGAATAAATTCTTTCCCGAAACCCATACCCACGATAACTACTGTAATTTGCTTGTCGCTCATTTCTATGTTGTTTAAAGTCGCCCCCGGGTTGAACCCGGGGCCAATGGATTGATTTGCTTTGCTTTTTAAGTGTATGACTCTTTTTATTTGAGATCTTTTTCGGATTTTATCTGCATTATTTTCAAGAGAGCCTCTTATTTATTTCCAGCCGCCCATTCAACGGCATTTCTTAAAATTGTCTGATAAGGCCCGATCGTGTGCGATTTGGCATCATGGCCCAGTGCTATTCCCACTATTTTCGCCTTGGGATGCTTCACAATGAAAACACTGGGGAAAACTTTGTCCGAGGATTCGGCTTTGGCGGTTGCCAGTACTTCGATGGGCGTTCCGGCAGGGTCCGGTTTGAAGTAATATAGCTCGTCGTCCAACTGGAAACTCGAAGGGACACCTCCGGTTACCGGATGTTTTCGGGTAATCGTTACTTCAAACGGCCCGTATTTGTCATGCCCTTTCGACCCGCCTCCTACCAGTTTCAGGTTATATTCCGGCCAGTCGGCCCAGTTGTACCAAAGCGCGGGGTGGGCCAGCACCAGGCCTTTTCCCGCATCTGCAAAAGCGAAAATCGCTTCGCGGGTCGCTTTGTCGGCTATGGGCTGGTTGTTCGAAAGGTACAACACGTCGATATCGTTCAGCTTTGGCAAAATAGTCGTCGGGTTGTCGGTATACTCCACCGAAGCAAGGCCGCCTTTTTGCAGCGTCTGCACATCTTCCTGCTTATACCACCGGTCGAAATCGTGCGACGCGCCGCCACCTACCAGCAGCACGCGTATTGCCTTCTTCTCCCCCGGGTTCGATTCCGCCATTATGCTATTGCCCGTTATGATTAACACGGCCAGGAATGCGGCAATGATTTTCAATATTGAACGCTTCATTTTTGAGTTTAGAGTTTATTAGTTTAGAGTTTATTAGTTTAGAGTTTATTAGTTTAGGGCTTAAGGTTCTGTGAGGTTGGCGTTTTTGAGTTCAGAGTTTAGGTTCGGGAATCTACGAGTTCAGGCGATTTATCAGTTTACAGACGTTCATGAGCTTAAACTTTTAACTCTAAACTCATGAACTCTACAACTCATAACCATAAACTCATCAGCTCACTTCGTCACACGTAAAATCCCGTTCATGCCGCGCCAGTGGCCGGGGAATGTGCATACGTAGGGATAGTCGCCCGGTTCGTTTGGTACTGTGAATTCCAGGGTAACGGTTTCTCCCGAATTAACCAGTTTCGTCGAGAACAGCACTTCTGGGATCCGCGGGACATATTGCATTTCGGCCGCTTTAGGATTCGTAAGAAGCTCGTCGGCCGCCTTCCCTACTTTCTGCAATGTTCCCGGCTTGATAATCAGCAGATTATGCTGCATACCGTCCGGGTTTTCCAGGTTGATCGCAACTTTCTGCCCGGCTTTCACGGTGATCAGCTTTTTGTCGTACTGCATAATCTCTTTTTCCACTTTCAGTTCGATCACCGTCGCATTAGAAGCCTTCGTTTCAGGAGCCGGTTTCGCGGCTGCCGTGGTATTGCCAACGCTTTCGTTCGGGCGGTTCAGTTCCAGGGATGCTTTTTGAAAATTACCCACAAACCCGAATCGCCCGTCGTAGTCGCCGATCTCGTCGGCTTCCATGTCCTCGCCCGTACGCACCGGGTTGTTCAGCGGCGCATTAAAAAGCATATGTGCCTTGCCCGTGGCCGCTTCTTTTCCGTCGATTTCAATGCGGATATTGCCACCTTGCGTGAGGCTCGCCACCACATCGAACTTATCGGGCAATGTACCGGTTGTGGCTGCCTGGCTTAGCATTCCGTGCTGTTTTACGGCCATAATGAGTTTTCCGCCCTGGATGTACAATGCATAACCGTCGCTTTTTCCGCCCTGGCCGACAATGAAACCCTGCAACGCACGGTCGCGGCTTTTGGTAATGGTGGCGCGGATGGTGATTTCTTTACCCGAAATATCCGGCGGGAATTGCAGCGTGTTCCTTCTTCCAAGCGGGTACACTTCCCTGGTTAATGCCCCGGCTATTTGCGTGGTCAATGCGGAAGACCGCGATTGGCTGACGGATGCTGCCAGAAAACCCTTTTCGTGTTGTATGGCCGCCGCCAGAATGGCCCGTGAAAGCCAGGGATCTTTCGCATTCTGCTCATCGAGGGAAGCCTGGTAAATGGCGGCCCCGGCCCTTTCGGAGGCGGGCAGTTCGGCAATGGCCACAAATACGCTCAGACGGGTATTCAGGTTGGCGTCCTTCATGCTTCTTTTCAGCATTTCAAAACTCTGCTCCTGCCTCGGCAATACGCTGGCCGCTGCTTTGCGTACACCTGCGGCCGGATGGGCCAGTGCCCTGTTTACGACTTGCAACGCCTCCGCATTCGAGCCATCCAGCACACCCAGGCCATGCAGTGTCCATAGTGCGTGTACAGCAGGGCTGTTCAACCCAATTTCATCGACTTTCGGATTATTGATGATTTTGTACAAATCCGGCAGCACCGACAGTTTTTTCGACTCCACGAGCAAGCGTTGGGCGGTCATCCGCCAGAACATATTGTCGTTTTCCAGGGCGGCTACCAGTCCCGGCAGATCGTCTTTTGAAAGTTTCAGCGGAGCTGATTTCCGGCCATTTTTATAAACAATCCGGTAAATACGGCCGTGGGTCAGATCCCGCATCGGGCTGCTGAATGCATTGCCGGGGCCATGCGGCTGCTCTTCGAAGGGCAGGATGAATTTCGAAGGCGATTGCGCCGGCACGAACACGTTGTGCTGGATAATGAAATTATACCAATCGGCAATCCACACCGCGCCGTCGGGGCCCACTTCGGCTTGCACCGGTCCGAACCATTCATCGGAGCTGGCCATGAAATTCCAGCCGTCGGTTTCCCTGAAACCTGCGCCGTCCGGTTCAAGGATGGCTTTGTGTACCAAACGGATAGTCGGTTCGGCGACGAACGCGGCACGGTTCCAATAATCTTTCGGAAAACTGCGTGCGGTGTAAAAATGATGACCGGCGGCCGAAGTAAACCCTCCTACCACATCCACCTGTCGCAAATTAGGCGTCACAGCATGGGCATCGTAATGTCCATCGATTTTCTGAACTGCTTGTACGGATGGCTGCTCTTCGCCCAAAGAACGTTGCATTAATCGTCCCGGCATCGAAAAGAACGCGCTGTGCGTATTGTTGGCGGTTGAAAGGAAAACATTGTTATCCTCTGTGAAGCCCAGCCCCCAGGTATTATTGCTGCTATTTCCGAGGTATTCGAAATTCCTGCCGTCCGGACTGAAATGATAAACGCCCTGCGAGAAAGTCATTTTTTTACCGTTAATGCTTCCATTGAAGCCCGAGTAGCCAAGTACGCCCCAGATTTTATTGTCGAAACCATATTGCAGGTTCGAGGGCCCGGCATGGGTGTCGTTCTTGCCCCAGCCCGTCATGATCACCTCCCTTACATCGGCCACGTCGTCGCCGTTGGTGTCTTTCATAAAAACGAAATCCGGCGCCATGGAAACGATAATGCCGCCATTCGAGAAAACCATGCTCGTGGGGATATTCAGCTTGTCGGCGAACACGGTAAACCTGTCGGCTTTGCCATCGCCATTCGTATCCTCGCAAATTTTAATGCGGTCGTTGGCCGCACCGTCGGTTTCCTTGAATGTGTTGGGGTAATCCACCGACTCGACCACCCAAAGACGGCCACGCTCGTCCCACGACATCGCTATGGGATTGGTAATGTCGGGTTCGGAGGCAAAAAGTTGTATTTCAAACCCCGGCGGGACCTGCGTCAGCTTGTTCGATTCGGTCGGCGACAACGATTCCTGCATTTTGGGCACCACATGGCGACGGGTATAATGCGAAATAGTATCCGACTGGTAAATATCGACGTCGGGCAGGTTCAGTGCGGCGATTTGCGCCTGTACTTCGTCGCCAATGGCCCACAACACGCCGTTCCTCACGAGGTCCAGAAAGCCCTTGTTGGTCCAGGTACTGTCCTCGTGGCCGTAGGCGGTATAAAAAACGCGGCCTTTGCCCTCGTTGCGCACCCATGTGTAGGGCTCGTGCACGTCGCCTTCTACGCGTTCGCCAAGGACAATCCTGTCAGGGTTCAGGTTTTTGTGCACGTAAGTTTCATCCCAGGTCTGAAAGGCGGCAATGCCTTTCATGACCTGGTGTTCCGGTTTCAGAATAGTGTTTTTAAATGTACCTGTCTTGTGGGAAGCAAACTGCCCGCCAACGGTGTTGATATACCATGAAGAATTCCTGAAACAGCCCGAAGCCGAATGGATCGGGATAAGTCCCTTCCCGCCTTCGACGAACGCTTTCATGGCACTTTCCTGGGATGGCGGGAGCGAATCGTGGTTCGCGTAAATGATGAGTCCGTCGTATTTCTCCAGGTTCTCCGGGTTGATATCGTTCGGATCGACCGTGTACGACATGTTAATGCCGCTTTTGAACAGCTTCACTGCCAGCCAGGGGGCATACTTGCCCGAATCGTGATGCTTACTGTTATGCCCCAGGAACAATACTTCGGCACGCCGGCCTTTCGGGGCGCCGGCTTTGGGGTCCGGCCTCCCGACGACCGGCGCTCCCGTTTTACCCTTTGCACATGCCAGCGCCATAAGCCCGACAAGCAGGAGTGCAATGTAATTCCTCATTCAAATTGTTTTTTTAAGAAAAAGTTTCGGTTTTAATGTGGGTATTTACCCTACAAATTCACTTTCTGGACCGGTGAGAAAACCATGTCCTCCACATCCTTGATCTTCACGCCTACTCTCGCGAAAACGTAGTTCTGCGCAGGTGAAAGCGCAGGTACGGTGGTTGTGAGGTTAATGGCGTTCAGGTCTTTGATGTCAGCTCCGGGCATGTCCGTAACCGCCACGTTGGTGGCACGCGCCACGAAATCTGTTTTATTCACATATAACGAGACTCTTTCGATATCTTTACCCTCGGTGCCGGTCAGGATTTTTTCGAGTTTGAGTGAAACATTCACCTTGCTCTCGCCGCCTGAGAACTGCGGTGTACGGATCATATAGTACGGCATCACCTCCACATCGAGCTTCTGGTTGCCCGAAACGCTCACGAACAAGGTGTCTTTGGCGGTGGCGTCTTTGGCTATCGTTTTAAATGGTCCGCGGTTTTTGGGAAAAACCAGTTTGTAATTCCCGTCGAACAAAACCGCGGAATAGGACCCGTCCTGCGCGATCGGTGCGTCGATAGCCGCCAGTTTCCCGAAACCGGGTTGCCACAATTGCAGCCGTACCTGCCCTTCTTCCACGCCAATTGGCTCGCCCTTGTACACGATCTGACCCGACAGCGTCGATTTCGGTTCGGTATAATTGTCCTTTTGGCAAGCCGCCAAAAACGCAATCATCGCGACAAGCGGCATTATATGAAATCTGATTTTCATGATATCGTATCGTTTGAATGTGATGGCCTATTGGTTCGGATTTCTGACGA harbors:
- a CDS encoding Gfo/Idh/MocA family oxidoreductase, which translates into the protein MSDKQITVVIVGMGFGKEFIPIYQSHPNIKAVGICTRSKQTRDELTAKFNLDPNLVFEHFEDVPKRDDVDAIHVVTPVPDHARMTLASLNANKHTACTIPMAMTVEDCKAIVAAKRRSGKVYMMMETALYTREFLYGLNLARTGQLGRIQFVRGSHIQDMSMEGWGEYWKGYPPMLNGTHAISPLLKINDTIAETVVCHGSGRLSDDLASRYGSPFAVETATFTLKGTDVVAEATRSLFDVVRQYRESYDVYGTKMSFEWEQLQDERHVIFDGGENAARVDVPDTDELLIGPIKHFTKREKIDDPNHVSFLQGAGHGGSHPHLVQEFVAAIVEGRDSAVDAALAANYTCAGICAHESAMKGGVRISIPSFEE
- a CDS encoding ThuA domain-containing protein, whose product is MKRSILKIIAAFLAVLIITGNSIMAESNPGEKKAIRVLLVGGGASHDFDRWYKQEDVQTLQKGGLASVEYTDNPTTILPKLNDIDVLYLSNNQPIADKATREAIFAFADAGKGLVLAHPALWYNWADWPEYNLKLVGGGSKGHDKYGPFEVTITRKHPVTGGVPSSFQLDDELYYFKPDPAGTPIEVLATAKAESSDKVFPSVFIVKHPKAKIVGIALGHDAKSHTIGPYQTILRNAVEWAAGNK
- a CDS encoding PVC-type heme-binding CxxCH protein; the encoded protein is MRNYIALLLVGLMALACAKGKTGAPVVGRPDPKAGAPKGRRAEVLFLGHNSKHHDSGKYAPWLAVKLFKSGINMSYTVDPNDINPENLEKYDGLIIYANHDSLPPSQESAMKAFVEGGKGLIPIHSASGCFRNSSWYINTVGGQFASHKTGTFKNTILKPEHQVMKGIAAFQTWDETYVHKNLNPDRIVLGERVEGDVHEPYTWVRNEGKGRVFYTAYGHEDSTWTNKGFLDLVRNGVLWAIGDEVQAQIAALNLPDVDIYQSDTISHYTRRHVVPKMQESLSPTESNKLTQVPPGFEIQLFASEPDITNPIAMSWDERGRLWVVESVDYPNTFKETDGAANDRIKICEDTNGDGKADRFTVFADKLNIPTSMVFSNGGIIVSMAPDFVFMKDTNGDDVADVREVIMTGWGKNDTHAGPSNLQYGFDNKIWGVLGYSGFNGSINGKKMTFSQGVYHFSPDGRNFEYLGNSSNNTWGLGFTEDNNVFLSTANNTHSAFFSMPGRLMQRSLGEEQPSVQAVQKIDGHYDAHAVTPNLRQVDVVGGFTSAAGHHFYTARSFPKDYWNRAAFVAEPTIRLVHKAILEPDGAGFRETDGWNFMASSDEWFGPVQAEVGPDGAVWIADWYNFIIQHNVFVPAQSPSKFILPFEEQPHGPGNAFSSPMRDLTHGRIYRIVYKNGRKSAPLKLSKDDLPGLVAALENDNMFWRMTAQRLLVESKKLSVLPDLYKIINNPKVDEIGLNSPAVHALWTLHGLGVLDGSNAEALQVVNRALAHPAAGVRKAAASVLPRQEQSFEMLKRSMKDANLNTRLSVFVAIAELPASERAGAAIYQASLDEQNAKDPWLSRAILAAAIQHEKGFLAASVSQSRSSALTTQIAGALTREVYPLGRRNTLQFPPDISGKEITIRATITKSRDRALQGFIVGQGGKSDGYALYIQGGKLIMAVKQHGMLSQAATTGTLPDKFDVVASLTQGGNIRIEIDGKEAATGKAHMLFNAPLNNPVRTGEDMEADEIGDYDGRFGFVGNFQKASLELNRPNESVGNTTAAAKPAPETKASNATVIELKVEKEIMQYDKKLITVKAGQKVAINLENPDGMQHNLLIIKPGTLQKVGKAADELLTNPKAAEMQYVPRIPEVLFSTKLVNSGETVTLEFTVPNEPGDYPYVCTFPGHWRGMNGILRVTK
- a CDS encoding sugar phosphate isomerase/epimerase family protein — protein: MLFGASTFLWVSPFSTKNADLLSKVKNIGYDIIEIAVEDTRIIDWELIRAIARDLDLKITISGAFGPERDISSTEPAFREIGKQYIIDCIRIAEQMGSPVFGGPLYSAVGKTRIVSEEQKKQERGWCVDILKEVSQIAGDCGIALGLEPLNRFETDMVNTVDQALSILAEVGSPHLKIVLDTFHSNIEEKDIPASIRKIGKDLLCHVQGNESDRGTPGTGHLEWPGIREALCDIGYEGAVVIETFGQPSKELARAACIWRPLAGSADELAEEGLAFYKKMLVPTPSVINA
- a CDS encoding DUF3823 domain-containing protein; translated protein: MKIRFHIMPLVAMIAFLAACQKDNYTEPKSTLSGQIVYKGEPIGVEEGQVRLQLWQPGFGKLAAIDAPIAQDGSYSAVLFDGNYKLVFPKNRGPFKTIAKDATAKDTLFVSVSGNQKLDVEVMPYYMIRTPQFSGGESKVNVSLKLEKILTGTEGKDIERVSLYVNKTDFVARATNVAVTDMPGADIKDLNAINLTTTVPALSPAQNYVFARVGVKIKDVEDMVFSPVQKVNL